The following are encoded in a window of Bos indicus isolate NIAB-ARS_2022 breed Sahiwal x Tharparkar chromosome 7, NIAB-ARS_B.indTharparkar_mat_pri_1.0, whole genome shotgun sequence genomic DNA:
- the HNRNPH1 gene encoding heterogeneous nuclear ribonucleoprotein H isoform X11 has protein sequence MLLIQGFANDFLCSGGMYRHFICITQRWFLVLNSVLTVVFFPDCKIQNGAQGIRFIYTREGRPSGEAFVELESEDEVKLALKKDRETMGHRYVEVFKSNNVEMDWVLKHTGPNSPDTANDGFVRLRGLPFGCSKEEIVQFFSGLEIVPNGITLPVDFQGRSTGEAFVQFASQEIAEKALKKHKERIGHRYIEIFKSSRAEVRTHYDPPRKLMAMQRPGPYDRPGAGRGYNSIGRGAGFERMRRGAYGGGYGGYDDYNGYNDGYGFGSDRFGRDLNYCFSGMSDHRYGDGGSTFQSTTGHCVHMRGLPYRATENDIYNFFSPLNPVRVHIEIGPDGRVTGEADVEFATHEDAVAAMSKDKANMQHRYVELFLNSTAGASGGAYGSQMLGGMGLSNQSSYGGPASQQLSGGYGGGYGGQSSMSGYDQVLQENSSDFQSNIA, from the exons ATGTTGCTCATTCAAGGTTTTGCAAATGATTTCCTTTGTAGTGGGGGTATGTATAGGCATTTTATCTGTATCACCCAGAGGtggtttttagttttaaattctgTATTAACGGTTGTTTTCTTTCCAGACTGCAAAATTCAAAATGGGGCTCAAGGTATTCGTTTCATCTACACCAGAGAAGGCAGACCGAGTGGCGAGGCTTTTGTTGAACTTGAATCAGAAGATGAAGTCAAATTGGCCctgaaaaaagacagagaaactatGGGACACAGATATGTTGAAG TATTCAAGTCAAACAACGTTGAAATGGATTGGGTGTTGAAGCATACTGGTCCAAATAGTCCTGACACGGCCAATGATGGCTTTGTACGGCTTAGAGGACTCCCATTTGGATGTAGCAAGGAAGAAATTGTTCAGTTCTTCTCAG GGTTGGAAATCGTGCCAAATGGGATAACATTGCCGGTGGACTTCCAGGGGAGGAGTACGGGGGAGGCCTTCGTGCAGTTTGCTTCACAGGAAATAGCTGAAAAGGCTCTAaagaaacacaaggaaagaatAGGGCACAG GTATATCGAAATCTTTAAGAGCAGTCGAGCTGAAGTTAGAACTCACTATGATCCACCACGAAAACTTATGGCCATGCAGCGACCAGGTCCCTATGACAGACCTGGGGCTGGCAGAGGGTATAACAGCATTGGAAGAGGAGCTGGCTTTGAAAGGATGAGGCGTGGTGCTTATGGTGGAG GTTATGGAGGCTATGATGATTATAATGGCTATAATGATGGCTATGGATTTGGGTCAGATAGATTCGGAAGAG ACCTCAATTACTGTTTTTCAGGAATGTCAGATCACAGATACGGGGATGGTGGCTCTACTTTCCAGAGCACAACAGGACACTGTGTTCACATGCGGGGATTACCTTACAGAGCTACTGAGAATGACATTTATAAT TTTTTTTCACCACTCAACCCTGTGAGAGTACATATTGAAATTGGTCCTGATGGCAGAGTAACTGGTGAAGCAGATGTCGAGTTTGCAACTCATGAAGATGCTGTGGCAGCTATGTCAAAAGACAAAGCAAATATGC aaCACAGATATGTAGAACTCTTCTTGAATTCTACAGCAGGAGCAAGCGGTGGTGCTTACGGTAGCCAAATgctaggaggcatgggtttgt CAAACCAGTCCAGTTACGGGGGCCCGGCCAGCCAGCAGCTGAGTGGTGGTTATGGAGGCGGCTATGGTGGCCAGAGCAGCATGAGTGGATACG ACCAAGTTTTACAGGAAAACTCCAGTGATTTTCAATCAAACATTGCATag
- the HNRNPH1 gene encoding heterogeneous nuclear ribonucleoprotein H isoform X3: MLLIQGFANDFLCSGGMYRHFICITQRWFLVLNSVLTVVFFPDCKIQNGAQGIRFIYTREGRPSGEAFVELESEDEVKLALKKDRETMGHRYVEVFKSNNVEMDWVLKHTGPNSPDTANDGFVRLRGLPFGCSKEEIVQFFSGLEIVPNGITLPVDFQGRSTGEAFVQFASQEIAEKALKKHKERIGHRYIEIFKSSRAEVRTHYDPPRKLMAMQRPGPYDRPGAGRGYNSIGRGAGFERMRRGAYGGGYGGYDDYNGYNDGYGFGSDRFGRDLNYCFSGMSDHRYGDGGSTFQSTTGHCVHMRGLPYRATENDIYNFFSPLNPVRVHIEIGPDGRVTGEADVEFATHEDAVAAMSKDKANMQHRYVELFLNSTAGASGGAYEHRYVELFLNSTAGASGGAYANQSSYGGPASQQLSGGYGGGYGGQSSMSGYGSQGAVNSSYYSSGSRTSMGVNGMGGMSSMSSMSGGWGM, encoded by the exons ATGTTGCTCATTCAAGGTTTTGCAAATGATTTCCTTTGTAGTGGGGGTATGTATAGGCATTTTATCTGTATCACCCAGAGGtggtttttagttttaaattctgTATTAACGGTTGTTTTCTTTCCAGACTGCAAAATTCAAAATGGGGCTCAAGGTATTCGTTTCATCTACACCAGAGAAGGCAGACCGAGTGGCGAGGCTTTTGTTGAACTTGAATCAGAAGATGAAGTCAAATTGGCCctgaaaaaagacagagaaactatGGGACACAGATATGTTGAAG TATTCAAGTCAAACAACGTTGAAATGGATTGGGTGTTGAAGCATACTGGTCCAAATAGTCCTGACACGGCCAATGATGGCTTTGTACGGCTTAGAGGACTCCCATTTGGATGTAGCAAGGAAGAAATTGTTCAGTTCTTCTCAG GGTTGGAAATCGTGCCAAATGGGATAACATTGCCGGTGGACTTCCAGGGGAGGAGTACGGGGGAGGCCTTCGTGCAGTTTGCTTCACAGGAAATAGCTGAAAAGGCTCTAaagaaacacaaggaaagaatAGGGCACAG GTATATCGAAATCTTTAAGAGCAGTCGAGCTGAAGTTAGAACTCACTATGATCCACCACGAAAACTTATGGCCATGCAGCGACCAGGTCCCTATGACAGACCTGGGGCTGGCAGAGGGTATAACAGCATTGGAAGAGGAGCTGGCTTTGAAAGGATGAGGCGTGGTGCTTATGGTGGAG GTTATGGAGGCTATGATGATTATAATGGCTATAATGATGGCTATGGATTTGGGTCAGATAGATTCGGAAGAG ACCTCAATTACTGTTTTTCAGGAATGTCAGATCACAGATACGGGGATGGTGGCTCTACTTTCCAGAGCACAACAGGACACTGTGTTCACATGCGGGGATTACCTTACAGAGCTACTGAGAATGACATTTATAAT TTTTTTTCACCACTCAACCCTGTGAGAGTACATATTGAAATTGGTCCTGATGGCAGAGTAACTGGTGAAGCAGATGTCGAGTTTGCAACTCATGAAGATGCTGTGGCAGCTATGTCAAAAGACAAAGCAAATATGC aaCACAGATATGTAGAACTCTTCTTGAATTCTACAGCAGGAGCAAGCGGTGGTGCTTACG AACACAGATATGTAGAACTCTTCTTGAATTCTACAGCAGGAGCAAGCGGTGGTGCTTATG CAAACCAGTCCAGTTACGGGGGCCCGGCCAGCCAGCAGCTGAGTGGTGGTTATGGAGGCGGCTATGGTGGCCAGAGCAGCATGAGTGGATACG GCAGCCAAGGAGCAGTGAACAGCAGCTACTACAGTAGCGGAAGCCGAACATCTATGGGAGTGAACGGAATGGGAGGGATGTCTAGCATGTCCAGTATGAGTGGTGGATGGGGAATGTAA
- the HNRNPH1 gene encoding heterogeneous nuclear ribonucleoprotein H isoform X9 produces MLLIQGFANDFLCSGGMYRHFICITQRWFLVLNSVLTVVFFPDCKIQNGAQGIRFIYTREGRPSGEAFVELESEDEVKLALKKDRETMGHRYVEVFKSNNVEMDWVLKHTGPNSPDTANDGFVRLRGLPFGCSKEEIVQFFSGLEIVPNGITLPVDFQGRSTGEAFVQFASQEIAEKALKKHKERIGHRYIEIFKSSRAEVRTHYDPPRKLMAMQRPGPYDRPGAGRGYNSIGRGAGFERMRRGAYGGGYGGYDDYNGYNDGYGFGSDRFGRDLNYCFSGMSDHRYGDGGSTFQSTTGHCVHMRGLPYRATENDIYNFFSPLNPVRVHIEIGPDGRVTGEADVEFATHEDAVAAMSKDKANMQHRYVELFLNSTAGASGGAYEHRYVELFLNSTAGASGGAYANQSSYGGPASQQLSGGYGGGYGGQSSMSGYDQVLQENSSDFQSNIA; encoded by the exons ATGTTGCTCATTCAAGGTTTTGCAAATGATTTCCTTTGTAGTGGGGGTATGTATAGGCATTTTATCTGTATCACCCAGAGGtggtttttagttttaaattctgTATTAACGGTTGTTTTCTTTCCAGACTGCAAAATTCAAAATGGGGCTCAAGGTATTCGTTTCATCTACACCAGAGAAGGCAGACCGAGTGGCGAGGCTTTTGTTGAACTTGAATCAGAAGATGAAGTCAAATTGGCCctgaaaaaagacagagaaactatGGGACACAGATATGTTGAAG TATTCAAGTCAAACAACGTTGAAATGGATTGGGTGTTGAAGCATACTGGTCCAAATAGTCCTGACACGGCCAATGATGGCTTTGTACGGCTTAGAGGACTCCCATTTGGATGTAGCAAGGAAGAAATTGTTCAGTTCTTCTCAG GGTTGGAAATCGTGCCAAATGGGATAACATTGCCGGTGGACTTCCAGGGGAGGAGTACGGGGGAGGCCTTCGTGCAGTTTGCTTCACAGGAAATAGCTGAAAAGGCTCTAaagaaacacaaggaaagaatAGGGCACAG GTATATCGAAATCTTTAAGAGCAGTCGAGCTGAAGTTAGAACTCACTATGATCCACCACGAAAACTTATGGCCATGCAGCGACCAGGTCCCTATGACAGACCTGGGGCTGGCAGAGGGTATAACAGCATTGGAAGAGGAGCTGGCTTTGAAAGGATGAGGCGTGGTGCTTATGGTGGAG GTTATGGAGGCTATGATGATTATAATGGCTATAATGATGGCTATGGATTTGGGTCAGATAGATTCGGAAGAG ACCTCAATTACTGTTTTTCAGGAATGTCAGATCACAGATACGGGGATGGTGGCTCTACTTTCCAGAGCACAACAGGACACTGTGTTCACATGCGGGGATTACCTTACAGAGCTACTGAGAATGACATTTATAAT TTTTTTTCACCACTCAACCCTGTGAGAGTACATATTGAAATTGGTCCTGATGGCAGAGTAACTGGTGAAGCAGATGTCGAGTTTGCAACTCATGAAGATGCTGTGGCAGCTATGTCAAAAGACAAAGCAAATATGC aaCACAGATATGTAGAACTCTTCTTGAATTCTACAGCAGGAGCAAGCGGTGGTGCTTACG AACACAGATATGTAGAACTCTTCTTGAATTCTACAGCAGGAGCAAGCGGTGGTGCTTATG CAAACCAGTCCAGTTACGGGGGCCCGGCCAGCCAGCAGCTGAGTGGTGGTTATGGAGGCGGCTATGGTGGCCAGAGCAGCATGAGTGGATACG ACCAAGTTTTACAGGAAAACTCCAGTGATTTTCAATCAAACATTGCATag
- the HNRNPH1 gene encoding heterogeneous nuclear ribonucleoprotein H isoform X1 produces MLLIQGFANDFLCSGGMYRHFICITQRWFLVLNSVLTVVFFPDCKIQNGAQGIRFIYTREGRPSGEAFVELESEDEVKLALKKDRETMGHRYVEVFKSNNVEMDWVLKHTGPNSPDTANDGFVRLRGLPFGCSKEEIVQFFSGLEIVPNGITLPVDFQGRSTGEAFVQFASQEIAEKALKKHKERIGHRYIEIFKSSRAEVRTHYDPPRKLMAMQRPGPYDRPGAGRGYNSIGRGAGFERMRRGAYGGGYGGYDDYNGYNDGYGFGSDRFGRDLNYCFSGMSDHRYGDGGSTFQSTTGHCVHMRGLPYRATENDIYNFFSPLNPVRVHIEIGPDGRVTGEADVEFATHEDAVAAMSKDKANMQHRYVELFLNSTAGASGGAYEHRYVELFLNSTAGASGGAYGSQMMGGMGLSNQSSYGGPASQQLSGGYGGGYGGQSSMSGYGSQGAVNSSYYSSGSRTSMGVNGMGGMSSMSSMSGGWGM; encoded by the exons ATGTTGCTCATTCAAGGTTTTGCAAATGATTTCCTTTGTAGTGGGGGTATGTATAGGCATTTTATCTGTATCACCCAGAGGtggtttttagttttaaattctgTATTAACGGTTGTTTTCTTTCCAGACTGCAAAATTCAAAATGGGGCTCAAGGTATTCGTTTCATCTACACCAGAGAAGGCAGACCGAGTGGCGAGGCTTTTGTTGAACTTGAATCAGAAGATGAAGTCAAATTGGCCctgaaaaaagacagagaaactatGGGACACAGATATGTTGAAG TATTCAAGTCAAACAACGTTGAAATGGATTGGGTGTTGAAGCATACTGGTCCAAATAGTCCTGACACGGCCAATGATGGCTTTGTACGGCTTAGAGGACTCCCATTTGGATGTAGCAAGGAAGAAATTGTTCAGTTCTTCTCAG GGTTGGAAATCGTGCCAAATGGGATAACATTGCCGGTGGACTTCCAGGGGAGGAGTACGGGGGAGGCCTTCGTGCAGTTTGCTTCACAGGAAATAGCTGAAAAGGCTCTAaagaaacacaaggaaagaatAGGGCACAG GTATATCGAAATCTTTAAGAGCAGTCGAGCTGAAGTTAGAACTCACTATGATCCACCACGAAAACTTATGGCCATGCAGCGACCAGGTCCCTATGACAGACCTGGGGCTGGCAGAGGGTATAACAGCATTGGAAGAGGAGCTGGCTTTGAAAGGATGAGGCGTGGTGCTTATGGTGGAG GTTATGGAGGCTATGATGATTATAATGGCTATAATGATGGCTATGGATTTGGGTCAGATAGATTCGGAAGAG ACCTCAATTACTGTTTTTCAGGAATGTCAGATCACAGATACGGGGATGGTGGCTCTACTTTCCAGAGCACAACAGGACACTGTGTTCACATGCGGGGATTACCTTACAGAGCTACTGAGAATGACATTTATAAT TTTTTTTCACCACTCAACCCTGTGAGAGTACATATTGAAATTGGTCCTGATGGCAGAGTAACTGGTGAAGCAGATGTCGAGTTTGCAACTCATGAAGATGCTGTGGCAGCTATGTCAAAAGACAAAGCAAATATGC aaCACAGATATGTAGAACTCTTCTTGAATTCTACAGCAGGAGCAAGCGGTGGTGCTTACG AACACAGATATGTAGAACTCTTCTTGAATTCTACAGCAGGAGCAAGCGGTGGTGCTTATGGTAGCCAAATGATGGGAGGCATGGGCTTGT CAAACCAGTCCAGTTACGGGGGCCCGGCCAGCCAGCAGCTGAGTGGTGGTTATGGAGGCGGCTATGGTGGCCAGAGCAGCATGAGTGGATACG GCAGCCAAGGAGCAGTGAACAGCAGCTACTACAGTAGCGGAAGCCGAACATCTATGGGAGTGAACGGAATGGGAGGGATGTCTAGCATGTCCAGTATGAGTGGTGGATGGGGAATGTAA
- the HNRNPH1 gene encoding heterogeneous nuclear ribonucleoprotein H isoform X6: MLLIQGFANDFLCSGGMYRHFICITQRWFLVLNSVLTVVFFPDCKIQNGAQGIRFIYTREGRPSGEAFVELESEDEVKLALKKDRETMGHRYVEVFKSNNVEMDWVLKHTGPNSPDTANDGFVRLRGLPFGCSKEEIVQFFSGLEIVPNGITLPVDFQGRSTGEAFVQFASQEIAEKALKKHKERIGHRYIEIFKSSRAEVRTHYDPPRKLMAMQRPGPYDRPGAGRGYNSIGRGAGFERMRRGAYGGGYGGYDDYNGYNDGYGFGSDRFGRDLNYCFSGMSDHRYGDGGSTFQSTTGHCVHMRGLPYRATENDIYNFFSPLNPVRVHIEIGPDGRVTGEADVEFATHEDAVAAMSKDKANMQHRYVELFLNSTAGASGGAYEHRYVELFLNSTAGASGGAYGSQMMGGMGLSNQSSYGGPASQQLSGGYGGGYGGQSSMSGYDQVLQENSSDFQSNIA; this comes from the exons ATGTTGCTCATTCAAGGTTTTGCAAATGATTTCCTTTGTAGTGGGGGTATGTATAGGCATTTTATCTGTATCACCCAGAGGtggtttttagttttaaattctgTATTAACGGTTGTTTTCTTTCCAGACTGCAAAATTCAAAATGGGGCTCAAGGTATTCGTTTCATCTACACCAGAGAAGGCAGACCGAGTGGCGAGGCTTTTGTTGAACTTGAATCAGAAGATGAAGTCAAATTGGCCctgaaaaaagacagagaaactatGGGACACAGATATGTTGAAG TATTCAAGTCAAACAACGTTGAAATGGATTGGGTGTTGAAGCATACTGGTCCAAATAGTCCTGACACGGCCAATGATGGCTTTGTACGGCTTAGAGGACTCCCATTTGGATGTAGCAAGGAAGAAATTGTTCAGTTCTTCTCAG GGTTGGAAATCGTGCCAAATGGGATAACATTGCCGGTGGACTTCCAGGGGAGGAGTACGGGGGAGGCCTTCGTGCAGTTTGCTTCACAGGAAATAGCTGAAAAGGCTCTAaagaaacacaaggaaagaatAGGGCACAG GTATATCGAAATCTTTAAGAGCAGTCGAGCTGAAGTTAGAACTCACTATGATCCACCACGAAAACTTATGGCCATGCAGCGACCAGGTCCCTATGACAGACCTGGGGCTGGCAGAGGGTATAACAGCATTGGAAGAGGAGCTGGCTTTGAAAGGATGAGGCGTGGTGCTTATGGTGGAG GTTATGGAGGCTATGATGATTATAATGGCTATAATGATGGCTATGGATTTGGGTCAGATAGATTCGGAAGAG ACCTCAATTACTGTTTTTCAGGAATGTCAGATCACAGATACGGGGATGGTGGCTCTACTTTCCAGAGCACAACAGGACACTGTGTTCACATGCGGGGATTACCTTACAGAGCTACTGAGAATGACATTTATAAT TTTTTTTCACCACTCAACCCTGTGAGAGTACATATTGAAATTGGTCCTGATGGCAGAGTAACTGGTGAAGCAGATGTCGAGTTTGCAACTCATGAAGATGCTGTGGCAGCTATGTCAAAAGACAAAGCAAATATGC aaCACAGATATGTAGAACTCTTCTTGAATTCTACAGCAGGAGCAAGCGGTGGTGCTTACG AACACAGATATGTAGAACTCTTCTTGAATTCTACAGCAGGAGCAAGCGGTGGTGCTTATGGTAGCCAAATGATGGGAGGCATGGGCTTGT CAAACCAGTCCAGTTACGGGGGCCCGGCCAGCCAGCAGCTGAGTGGTGGTTATGGAGGCGGCTATGGTGGCCAGAGCAGCATGAGTGGATACG ACCAAGTTTTACAGGAAAACTCCAGTGATTTTCAATCAAACATTGCATag
- the HNRNPH1 gene encoding heterogeneous nuclear ribonucleoprotein H isoform X13 — MAMQRPGPYDRPGAGRGYNSIGRGAGFERMRRGAYGGGYGGYDDYNGYNDGYGFGSDRFGRDLNYCFSGMSDHRYGDGGSTFQSTTGHCVHMRGLPYRATENDIYNFFSPLNPVRVHIEIGPDGRVTGEADVEFATHEDAVAAMSKDKANMQHRYVELFLNSTAGASGGAYEHRYVELFLNSTAGASGGAYGSQMMGGMGLSNQSSYGGPASQQLSGGYGGGYGGQSSMSGYGSQGAVNSSYYSSGSRTSMGVNGMGGMSSMSSMSGGWGM, encoded by the exons ATGGCCATGCAGCGACCAGGTCCCTATGACAGACCTGGGGCTGGCAGAGGGTATAACAGCATTGGAAGAGGAGCTGGCTTTGAAAGGATGAGGCGTGGTGCTTATGGTGGAG GTTATGGAGGCTATGATGATTATAATGGCTATAATGATGGCTATGGATTTGGGTCAGATAGATTCGGAAGAG ACCTCAATTACTGTTTTTCAGGAATGTCAGATCACAGATACGGGGATGGTGGCTCTACTTTCCAGAGCACAACAGGACACTGTGTTCACATGCGGGGATTACCTTACAGAGCTACTGAGAATGACATTTATAAT TTTTTTTCACCACTCAACCCTGTGAGAGTACATATTGAAATTGGTCCTGATGGCAGAGTAACTGGTGAAGCAGATGTCGAGTTTGCAACTCATGAAGATGCTGTGGCAGCTATGTCAAAAGACAAAGCAAATATGC aaCACAGATATGTAGAACTCTTCTTGAATTCTACAGCAGGAGCAAGCGGTGGTGCTTACG AACACAGATATGTAGAACTCTTCTTGAATTCTACAGCAGGAGCAAGCGGTGGTGCTTATGGTAGCCAAATGATGGGAGGCATGGGCTTGT CAAACCAGTCCAGTTACGGGGGCCCGGCCAGCCAGCAGCTGAGTGGTGGTTATGGAGGCGGCTATGGTGGCCAGAGCAGCATGAGTGGATACG GCAGCCAAGGAGCAGTGAACAGCAGCTACTACAGTAGCGGAAGCCGAACATCTATGGGAGTGAACGGAATGGGAGGGATGTCTAGCATGTCCAGTATGAGTGGTGGATGGGGAATGTAA